The Acidianus infernus genome window below encodes:
- a CDS encoding acryloyl-coenzyme A reductase, with translation MKAVVVIGHKQGYKVQEVPDPKPADDEVIIKVDRAALCYRDLLQLQGYYPRMKYPVILGHEVVGTIIQKGKKVEGFEEGDKVVSLLYAPDGTCEYCRQGEEAYCHSRLGYSEELDGFFAEYAKIKVTSLVKVPKGTPDEGAVLVPCVTGMIYRGLMRAHLKPGETVLVTGASGGVGIHAVQVAKALGAKVIGVTTSEEKAPFIKKFADHVIVGKKFAEEAKKISDVHVVIDTVGTPTFDESLKSLWMGGRIVQIGNVDPSQAYQLRLGYVILKDIQIIGHASATKKDVEGALKLTAEGKIQPIIAGTVGIDEIDKGYELLKDKNKIGKVLLKP, from the coding sequence ATGAAGGCAGTTGTTGTTATAGGTCACAAACAAGGATATAAAGTACAAGAGGTTCCAGATCCAAAGCCTGCAGATGACGAAGTTATAATAAAAGTAGATAGAGCAGCGTTATGTTACAGAGATCTATTACAACTCCAAGGATATTACCCAAGAATGAAATACCCAGTAATATTAGGTCACGAAGTTGTAGGCACAATAATACAAAAAGGTAAGAAAGTTGAAGGGTTTGAGGAAGGAGATAAGGTAGTCTCTTTACTTTACGCCCCTGACGGAACTTGCGAGTATTGTAGACAAGGAGAAGAAGCTTATTGTCATTCTAGGTTAGGATACTCTGAAGAGTTGGACGGATTTTTTGCAGAATATGCAAAAATAAAAGTTACAAGCCTAGTAAAGGTTCCTAAAGGTACTCCAGACGAAGGAGCAGTTTTAGTCCCTTGCGTTACGGGAATGATTTACAGAGGTCTAATGAGGGCACATTTAAAGCCTGGAGAAACTGTGCTAGTTACTGGAGCCAGTGGAGGAGTAGGAATTCATGCAGTACAAGTTGCAAAAGCTTTAGGAGCCAAAGTAATAGGCGTTACTACTTCAGAAGAAAAAGCGCCTTTTATTAAAAAATTTGCAGATCATGTAATAGTAGGTAAAAAATTTGCTGAAGAAGCAAAGAAAATTTCAGATGTTCACGTTGTAATAGACACTGTGGGAACTCCAACCTTTGATGAAAGCTTAAAATCGTTATGGATGGGTGGAAGAATAGTACAAATAGGTAATGTAGACCCTTCTCAAGCTTATCAACTTAGATTAGGTTACGTAATACTTAAAGATATTCAAATAATAGGCCATGCTAGTGCGACTAAAAAAGATGTAGAAGGTGCGTTAAAACTTACTGCAGAAGGTAAAATTCAACCAATAATTGCTGGAACTGTTGGAATAGATGAGATAGATAAAGGGTATGAACTATTGAAGGATAAGAATAAGATAGGTAAGGTGCTATTAAAACCCTAA
- a CDS encoding phenylacetate--CoA ligase family protein, translated as MSLVLQEYEAIHKELRDEGFIRTDYIHSDKLWNPKIMTMKREDLEKLKTFRLKRIVKWAWDHSEFYRKFWKSKGFEPDMIKDWRDVVKIPILRKDELRKDLQSNPPFGTIMVPELARRIRFVGATSGSTGMPTFQGWGALELDYFEEGQARYLWTFADVKPTTVYANYLNMSGFYSWGPPLVETAMWRCGATAIAGGGETYFSWKNRHNLIFKLWKVDVLATTPWLHRLIGEEAVKEGWETPFKVLLLHGGAAAENTKKKLFAVHPNARLAISVWGTTDGHMAIEVPNLPGQLVVWEDMEIFDIVDPKTDEPAAEGERGELIATLLNHFTMPLIRYSLGDYVKNEFLTDPDPTYGITHMRFAEPIPGRVEWMFKVKGKLLLPIYVEDAVNEIPDTTGMFNIFVYDNEMDKLKIRIETTRNPDRKYDEEARQKLAERIGLDKDDVEIEWVKPGETIWTGYKLQVFVDQRKKK; from the coding sequence ATGAGTTTAGTTCTCCAGGAATACGAAGCTATACACAAGGAGTTAAGAGATGAGGGATTTATTAGAACTGACTATATTCATTCAGATAAGTTATGGAACCCGAAAATAATGACAATGAAAAGAGAAGATTTAGAGAAATTAAAAACTTTTAGATTAAAAAGGATAGTTAAATGGGCTTGGGATCATTCAGAATTTTATAGGAAATTCTGGAAGTCAAAGGGCTTTGAGCCGGACATGATAAAAGATTGGAGGGATGTAGTTAAAATTCCGATTCTGAGAAAAGACGAGTTAAGGAAGGATTTGCAGTCTAATCCTCCTTTCGGTACAATCATGGTTCCGGAACTTGCTAGAAGAATAAGGTTTGTAGGTGCAACGTCGGGTTCAACTGGAATGCCTACTTTTCAAGGTTGGGGTGCATTAGAGTTAGATTATTTTGAAGAAGGCCAAGCAAGGTATTTGTGGACCTTCGCAGATGTAAAACCAACTACAGTTTATGCCAATTATCTAAATATGAGCGGTTTCTATAGTTGGGGCCCTCCGTTAGTAGAAACAGCAATGTGGAGATGTGGTGCTACAGCCATTGCTGGAGGCGGTGAGACATATTTTAGTTGGAAGAATAGGCATAATCTAATATTTAAATTGTGGAAAGTCGACGTTTTAGCAACTACTCCGTGGCTTCATAGATTAATAGGAGAAGAAGCTGTGAAAGAAGGTTGGGAAACGCCTTTTAAGGTTTTATTGCTTCACGGTGGAGCAGCTGCAGAAAATACTAAGAAGAAACTTTTCGCTGTTCATCCTAACGCTAGGCTTGCCATAAGCGTTTGGGGAACAACAGATGGCCATATGGCGATAGAAGTTCCTAACTTACCGGGGCAGTTAGTAGTCTGGGAAGACATGGAAATATTTGATATAGTAGATCCTAAGACTGACGAACCTGCTGCAGAAGGGGAAAGAGGAGAATTAATAGCCACTTTACTTAATCATTTCACAATGCCTTTAATAAGGTACAGCTTAGGAGATTACGTTAAGAACGAATTCTTAACTGATCCTGATCCTACTTATGGTATAACTCACATGAGGTTTGCGGAGCCAATACCCGGAAGAGTAGAGTGGATGTTTAAGGTTAAGGGCAAGCTACTGTTACCAATTTATGTTGAGGATGCGGTAAACGAAATTCCAGATACTACTGGTATGTTCAATATCTTTGTCTATGATAATGAGATGGATAAGCTTAAGATAAGGATAGAGACTACTAGAAATCCTGATAGAAAATACGACGAAGAAGCTAGGCAAAAATTGGCTGAAAGAATTGGCTTAGATAAGGACGACGTAGAAATTGAATGGGTAAAGCCTGGAGAAACTATATGGACTGGTTACAAATTGCAAGTATTCGTAGATCAACGTAAGAAAAAATAG
- a CDS encoding CBS domain-containing protein, with amino-acid sequence MSIKELITRPPVTISSSASLKDCAKLMRRENVGSLLVVDGDTPRGIITERDIIQAIADDYPLETPASKVMSTNLITADASTEVGDAALLMTNNKIRHLVVTEGGKIIGVISLRDVARSLGLITTDASFW; translated from the coding sequence ATGTCAATCAAAGAATTAATTACTAGACCTCCTGTTACTATTTCTTCTTCTGCTTCTCTTAAGGACTGTGCAAAGTTGATGAGGAGAGAAAACGTAGGCTCTTTGCTAGTTGTTGATGGAGATACTCCTAGAGGAATAATAACAGAGAGAGATATAATACAAGCAATAGCCGATGATTATCCTTTAGAAACTCCAGCAAGTAAGGTTATGTCGACTAATCTAATTACTGCAGACGCAAGTACTGAAGTGGGAGATGCTGCTCTTTTAATGACTAATAATAAAATAAGGCATTTAGTAGTTACTGAAGGCGGAAAAATAATTGGCGTAATATCTTTAAGGGACGTTGCTCGTTCTCTAGGTTTAATAACTACTGATGCTAGCTTTTGGTGA
- a CDS encoding peroxiredoxin — MLDVGQEAPDFEAESTLGKIKLSDYKGKKKVILYFYPKAFTAGCTRELQRFVQLYDEIVKLNAEVIGVSADSLSSVKKFAEKYGAKFPLIGDKEKKIINSYGVLNEKGTSAQRVTFVIDENGKITHVFKNLKKAEEHADKALEAIKS, encoded by the coding sequence ATGCTAGACGTAGGTCAAGAGGCACCAGATTTTGAAGCAGAGTCCACTTTAGGTAAGATTAAATTATCTGATTATAAAGGAAAGAAAAAAGTTATCCTTTACTTCTATCCTAAAGCCTTCACCGCAGGATGCACAAGAGAGTTACAAAGATTCGTACAACTATATGACGAAATAGTAAAATTGAATGCAGAAGTTATAGGAGTTAGCGCTGATAGCCTTTCTTCTGTTAAAAAATTTGCTGAAAAATATGGGGCAAAATTCCCTCTTATAGGAGATAAAGAAAAGAAAATCATAAATTCTTATGGGGTCTTAAATGAAAAAGGAACTAGTGCTCAAAGAGTTACCTTTGTTATTGACGAGAATGGTAAAATAACTCACGTTTTTAAGAATCTTAAAAAAGCTGAAGAACACGCCGATAAAGCTTTAGAAGCAATAAAAAGTTAA
- a CDS encoding 3-hydroxyacyl-CoA dehydrogenase yields the protein MKFAVVGSGTMGHGIAEVLAIYGHQVKLIDISWDILNRAKQRMEESLRKFYEKGTVKEDPSVILSRIEMSTSYDVAKDIDFAIEAVPEILDLKRKVFQSLDEIAPKEAILATNTSSIPISEIAEFTSRKDKVIGMHFFNPPQIMKLVEVIPSKYTSEDTANKTVELARSLGKVPVKLRIEVPGFIGNRIFLRLMQEACREVESGEASIEEVDSCARNKIGLPMGIFELSDYVGLDIDVDLWENIVKRGTSDVPCKLFKEKVARKELGVKSGKGFYEYPGNKYLKVKLPATSKVDPARLLSLAVNEAAWLVENNIVKPSEVDDVMKYGYNFPKGLLEIADELGIDNILKNLEDIYNKGYSAYKPQGLLIRMVKEGKIGKKSGEGFYKYA from the coding sequence ATGAAATTTGCTGTAGTTGGATCTGGAACTATGGGTCATGGAATAGCTGAAGTTTTAGCAATATATGGGCACCAAGTTAAATTAATTGATATTTCTTGGGATATATTAAATAGAGCTAAGCAAAGAATGGAGGAGTCTTTAAGAAAATTTTATGAAAAAGGTACCGTTAAGGAAGATCCATCAGTAATCCTTTCTAGAATTGAAATGTCAACTTCTTATGACGTTGCAAAGGATATAGATTTTGCTATTGAAGCTGTTCCAGAAATCCTAGACTTAAAGAGGAAAGTTTTTCAAAGTTTGGACGAAATAGCTCCTAAGGAAGCAATACTTGCTACTAATACTAGCTCAATACCAATTTCTGAAATCGCAGAATTCACTTCAAGAAAAGATAAGGTTATAGGAATGCACTTTTTTAATCCTCCTCAAATAATGAAATTAGTTGAAGTAATTCCGTCTAAATATACTTCAGAGGATACGGCAAATAAAACTGTAGAGTTGGCAAGAAGCTTGGGAAAAGTTCCTGTAAAGCTTAGGATAGAAGTTCCTGGCTTTATAGGCAATAGAATATTCCTTAGACTTATGCAGGAAGCTTGTAGAGAAGTTGAAAGTGGAGAGGCTAGTATAGAAGAAGTAGATAGTTGTGCTAGGAATAAAATAGGTCTTCCCATGGGTATCTTTGAGCTTTCAGATTACGTTGGGCTGGATATAGATGTAGATCTTTGGGAAAACATAGTAAAAAGAGGTACTTCTGATGTGCCATGTAAATTATTTAAGGAGAAGGTTGCGAGAAAAGAGCTAGGAGTTAAGTCTGGTAAAGGATTTTACGAGTATCCTGGTAATAAATATTTAAAGGTAAAGCTACCTGCTACGTCAAAAGTGGATCCAGCTAGATTGCTCTCTCTAGCAGTTAATGAAGCAGCTTGGCTTGTTGAAAATAATATAGTTAAGCCTAGCGAAGTTGATGACGTAATGAAGTATGGATATAATTTTCCTAAAGGTTTATTAGAAATTGCAGACGAATTGGGTATTGATAACATCTTGAAGAATTTGGAGGATATATATAACAAGGGTTATTCTGCATATAAACCTCAAGGTTTGCTAATAAGGATGGTTAAAGAAGGTAAGATAGGTAAAAAATCTGGGGAAGGATTCTACAAATATGCTTAA
- a CDS encoding amidase: MRLEELNSKYNAFITIAEIKGRDKGKLKGLTFGIKDIILTKGIKTTAGSKILKDYIPNRNAWIVDKILEEGGTIVGKTNTHEFAIGATNTSSIAGPARNPYDPERISGGSSGGSAVAVALKMVDVGVGTDTGGSIRIPASLCGVIGFKPTTGIIPIDGVIPFSWTLDTIGFITRDIPTLRRVLDSVIPPENKRVLVSKVRTRPRLGVFLFKDDPASNSLKSILNKLSSYFDLIDIRLNFLEGFGSNVRGTIALAEGSSYHRDWIESTPGMYFPDVKELLMQGLQIRAIDYIDALRARRVIFEEYVRAFDNVDAIISPTTKIPAPKISEVVGREKEYRKLLVSNTELFNLVNAPSISLPVTKVNDLPIGLMVSGLPYEDGVVLDIAEKILELTE; encoded by the coding sequence ATGAGGTTAGAAGAATTAAATTCAAAATACAACGCATTTATAACAATAGCTGAAATAAAAGGAAGGGATAAGGGAAAGCTTAAAGGATTAACCTTTGGAATAAAAGATATTATACTAACTAAAGGGATTAAAACTACTGCTGGGTCAAAAATCCTAAAAGATTACATACCTAATAGGAACGCGTGGATAGTAGATAAAATCCTGGAAGAAGGAGGAACAATAGTAGGTAAAACAAATACTCACGAATTTGCGATAGGTGCAACGAATACTTCGTCTATTGCTGGACCTGCTAGAAACCCCTATGATCCTGAAAGAATAAGTGGGGGATCTAGTGGAGGTTCTGCAGTAGCTGTAGCACTAAAAATGGTAGACGTTGGCGTAGGAACAGATACTGGAGGGTCTATAAGAATTCCTGCTTCGCTATGTGGAGTAATTGGATTTAAACCGACCACTGGAATTATACCTATAGACGGAGTTATTCCGTTTAGTTGGACTTTAGATACAATAGGATTTATAACTAGGGATATTCCCACTTTAAGAAGGGTTTTAGATTCCGTAATACCTCCAGAAAATAAACGTGTCCTGGTATCCAAGGTAAGGACTAGGCCTAGGTTAGGAGTATTCTTATTTAAGGATGACCCTGCATCAAATTCTCTAAAAAGTATATTGAATAAACTCTCTTCGTACTTCGATTTAATTGATATTAGGTTAAATTTTTTAGAAGGATTCGGAAGCAATGTAAGGGGAACAATAGCCCTTGCGGAAGGTTCTTCGTATCATAGGGATTGGATAGAGTCAACTCCAGGGATGTATTTCCCAGATGTTAAGGAACTATTAATGCAAGGTTTGCAAATTAGAGCAATAGATTATATTGACGCATTAAGGGCAAGGAGAGTAATTTTCGAGGAATATGTTAGAGCTTTTGACAATGTAGATGCGATAATTTCTCCTACTACAAAAATTCCTGCACCAAAGATTTCAGAGGTAGTCGGAAGAGAAAAAGAATATAGAAAACTTTTGGTATCTAACACAGAACTATTCAATCTTGTAAATGCACCTTCTATTTCATTACCAGTCACTAAAGTAAATGACTTACCTATAGGATTAATGGTAAGCGGTTTACCTTATGAAGACGGAGTAGTATTAGATATTGCAGAAAAAATTCTTGAATTAACCGAGTGA
- a CDS encoding zinc-binding dehydrogenase: MKGAVLYKYNEPLKIEDNLQIQSPKEGEVKVKIVATGMCHSDVNVFEGKTPVPPPVIAGHEIAGIVEEVGPGVTRVKPGDRVVSAFIHPCGKCRNCISGHENLCETFSAVRLKGTMMDGTTRVRLDGKEVRTFLGGGFAEYAVVGENALTVVPPEVDLEKIAVLGCAGLTGYGAVNSAKIEPGESVAVIGVGGVGLSVIQLLKASGAGRIIAVGTKKWKLDRAIELGATDVINSKETDPTKAIKELTNGGADVVIEAGGNEETIKIAMDSVRIGGRVVLVGLPPVNAMIPFRVASIVRNGITIIGNYGGRPRIDMPRLLDLVRLGKYDPSKLVTGRFKLEEINEAVKLLNQGEAIRSLIIPD; the protein is encoded by the coding sequence ATGAAAGGAGCTGTTCTGTATAAATATAATGAACCTTTAAAAATTGAAGATAATCTACAAATTCAATCTCCCAAAGAAGGAGAAGTCAAAGTCAAAATTGTAGCTACAGGGATGTGCCATTCAGATGTCAACGTATTTGAAGGAAAAACTCCAGTACCTCCTCCTGTGATTGCCGGCCACGAGATTGCGGGAATAGTTGAAGAAGTAGGCCCAGGCGTTACTAGGGTTAAACCCGGAGATAGAGTAGTTTCAGCATTTATACACCCATGCGGAAAATGCAGAAATTGCATTTCTGGCCATGAAAACTTATGCGAAACGTTCTCCGCAGTAAGGTTAAAGGGCACAATGATGGACGGCACTACTAGGGTAAGACTTGACGGAAAGGAAGTTAGGACTTTCTTAGGTGGAGGATTTGCCGAATATGCGGTTGTAGGAGAAAACGCACTAACTGTAGTTCCACCAGAAGTCGATTTAGAGAAAATTGCAGTACTAGGTTGTGCAGGCCTTACTGGTTATGGAGCAGTAAACTCAGCAAAAATAGAGCCGGGAGAATCAGTTGCAGTAATAGGAGTTGGAGGAGTAGGATTATCAGTAATTCAACTGCTTAAGGCAAGCGGAGCAGGAAGAATAATAGCAGTAGGTACTAAAAAATGGAAATTAGATAGAGCAATAGAATTAGGAGCAACAGACGTAATTAACTCAAAGGAGACTGACCCAACAAAAGCAATAAAAGAATTAACTAACGGAGGAGCAGATGTAGTAATAGAGGCAGGCGGAAATGAAGAAACCATAAAGATAGCAATGGATTCCGTAAGAATAGGAGGGAGAGTAGTATTAGTTGGTTTACCTCCAGTTAATGCGATGATACCTTTCAGAGTTGCATCAATTGTTAGAAACGGAATAACAATAATAGGAAACTACGGAGGAAGGCCAAGAATAGACATGCCTAGACTTCTGGATCTAGTGAGACTTGGTAAATATGACCCATCTAAACTAGTAACAGGAAGGTTCAAATTAGAAGAAATAAATGAAGCAGTAAAATTACTTAACCAAGGAGAGGCAATTAGAAGTTTAATAATTCCAGATTAG
- a CDS encoding DUF973 family protein, with protein MSLQNSEMEGIKNLRSGSLFLIISVLLASIGVIIAITGGLFGFVFSLGTLSAVGAVSSIFGTLIGIVVLVLLSAIIGLIGILRIKSGFSILKSLGRDVGIGGTGTTIYLVGLIIAIIGAFLSIILIGLPILVLAEFLILIGGILIGVGFYRVGEIYNEGLVKIGGILIIIPVGLLNFIGFILAYIGLGKVKPLATATQQSFGPQVYQVGQGTIKNNGYAYITLYSSTPASIVSARIEGVNIMPISISPTVLQIGNNEVTMFFGNLQSLSPNSPYIITFTINIGGNIINISTTAIYQP; from the coding sequence ATGTCGCTTCAAAATTCAGAAATGGAAGGTATAAAAAATTTAAGGAGTGGTTCCCTTTTTTTGATAATTTCCGTGTTATTAGCTTCAATAGGAGTTATAATCGCTATTACTGGAGGTTTATTCGGTTTTGTGTTTTCACTTGGTACGCTTAGCGCTGTCGGAGCAGTCAGCAGTATATTTGGCACTCTAATAGGAATTGTTGTATTGGTATTACTTAGCGCTATTATTGGGCTAATAGGTATACTTAGAATAAAGAGTGGGTTCAGTATCTTGAAAAGCTTAGGTAGAGATGTAGGAATAGGTGGGACCGGAACTACCATCTATCTAGTGGGACTAATTATTGCCATTATTGGAGCATTTCTTTCAATCATATTGATAGGACTCCCAATATTAGTTTTAGCAGAATTCTTAATTCTGATTGGTGGGATACTAATTGGTGTAGGGTTTTACAGGGTTGGTGAGATATACAATGAAGGATTAGTTAAGATTGGTGGGATTTTAATAATAATACCCGTTGGTCTTCTTAATTTCATCGGATTTATTTTGGCATATATAGGTCTAGGTAAAGTAAAACCGTTAGCAACTGCTACACAGCAATCTTTTGGTCCCCAAGTTTATCAGGTTGGTCAAGGGACTATAAAGAATAATGGCTATGCTTACATTACGTTATATTCATCAACCCCAGCTAGCATTGTATCTGCGAGAATTGAGGGTGTGAATATAATGCCGATTTCAATAAGTCCTACTGTATTGCAAATTGGTAACAATGAGGTAACAATGTTCTTTGGAAATTTACAATCATTAAGTCCAAATAGTCCTTACATTATAACATTTACGATAAACATTGGAGGGAATATAATTAACATATCCACAACAGCTATTTACCAACCATAA
- the ppcA gene encoding phosphoenolpyruvate carboxylase, with amino-acid sequence MRKIPKTMSTQHPDNARVPEWAKSEVIEGDDEVVEAYYSYMNLGIHEVMWDAEGKDVDTHVVRKLLSLYTEYFKENIIGQDVFLTYRLPNPRIEGAERKVFAETMESIPVAYDLAEKFYGKKVIPVFEVILPFTTNYQELVSVAKYYEKAVAGEEDIELFEGIYVRDLVGEIYPKRVEVIPLIEDKDSLLRIREIVGGYYKVIKPSYMRVFIARSDPAMNYGMLTAVLLAKFAISALYKMKNELGIEIFPIIGVGSLPFRGHLSPKNYENALKEYKGVYTFTIQSAFKYDYDEKEVKEAVQKINENKVEEPRVFDEHEEGLLKKIVENYVSSYQPIIEALAPAINFIALNLPRRRARKLHISLFGYARSTGKVTLPRAISFVGAMYTLGIPPEIIGLSSLSKLSEEEWDFLKENYIMFNHDLNESGKYVNLDALEYLKEIWNIDNEVINKIKEDVKYAESIGIKIGGNDYESKKHVLLSSLALLACKEKKYDEMKEYIKEMALIRKSLG; translated from the coding sequence ATGAGAAAGATCCCTAAAACTATGTCTACACAACATCCAGATAATGCGAGAGTTCCAGAATGGGCAAAAAGTGAAGTAATAGAAGGGGATGACGAAGTGGTAGAAGCTTATTATTCTTATATGAATTTAGGAATTCACGAAGTAATGTGGGACGCTGAAGGAAAGGACGTCGATACTCACGTTGTGAGAAAATTACTTTCGTTGTATACTGAATATTTTAAAGAGAATATAATAGGCCAGGACGTATTCTTAACTTATAGACTACCAAATCCAAGAATCGAAGGTGCAGAAAGAAAAGTTTTCGCTGAGACTATGGAAAGTATTCCAGTAGCGTATGATCTAGCTGAGAAATTCTATGGTAAAAAAGTAATTCCAGTATTTGAGGTAATTTTACCTTTTACTACCAATTACCAAGAGTTAGTTTCTGTTGCAAAATATTATGAAAAAGCCGTTGCTGGAGAAGAAGATATTGAACTATTTGAAGGAATTTACGTAAGGGATCTTGTAGGCGAAATATATCCGAAAAGAGTAGAAGTTATTCCTTTAATTGAAGACAAGGACTCTTTATTAAGAATAAGGGAAATAGTAGGCGGGTATTATAAAGTAATAAAGCCAAGTTACATGAGAGTTTTCATAGCCAGATCAGATCCGGCAATGAATTATGGAATGCTGACTGCAGTACTTTTGGCAAAATTTGCGATAAGTGCATTATATAAAATGAAAAATGAGTTAGGAATAGAAATATTCCCTATAATAGGAGTAGGATCCCTACCTTTCAGAGGCCATCTTAGTCCTAAGAATTATGAGAATGCATTAAAAGAATATAAGGGAGTTTATACTTTTACAATCCAGTCAGCTTTTAAATATGACTATGACGAGAAAGAAGTCAAAGAGGCCGTTCAGAAAATTAATGAGAACAAAGTAGAAGAGCCTAGAGTATTTGATGAACACGAAGAGGGTTTATTGAAGAAAATTGTTGAGAATTATGTATCTTCTTATCAGCCTATAATAGAAGCTCTTGCACCAGCAATAAATTTTATCGCACTTAATTTGCCCAGAAGGAGAGCTAGAAAGTTGCACATAAGCTTATTTGGCTATGCCAGAAGTACTGGAAAAGTAACATTACCTAGAGCAATTAGTTTTGTTGGTGCAATGTACACTTTAGGTATTCCACCAGAAATAATTGGATTATCTTCGCTTTCAAAGTTATCAGAGGAAGAATGGGATTTCTTAAAAGAGAATTATATAATGTTTAATCATGACCTTAATGAGAGTGGAAAGTATGTTAATCTCGATGCTCTAGAATATTTAAAGGAAATATGGAACATAGATAACGAAGTTATTAACAAAATAAAAGAGGACGTAAAGTATGCTGAAAGTATTGGAATAAAAATTGGAGGTAATGATTACGAGTCTAAAAAACACGTATTATTATCTTCTTTAGCCTTACTTGCTTGTAAGGAAAAGAAGTACGATGAAATGAAAGAGTACATAAAAGAAATGGCATTAATAAGAAAGTCACTCGGTTAA